A stretch of Fundicoccus culcitae DNA encodes these proteins:
- a CDS encoding glycoside hydrolase family 1 protein: protein MYQSNFPENFLWGGAIAANQAEGAYLEDGKGMSIADALPMGKDRVYHFSLELDPEKHYPNHEGIDFYHRYEEDIALMAELGLKCFRTSIAWTRIFPKGDELEPNEAGLQFYDRLFALLKSYNIEPIITISHFETPLYLVKEYGGWKNRQLIDFYERYAKVVFERYKDQVTYWMTFNEINHAHTLPLIAAGVDISQAKDETEKLNIIYQASHNMFVASAKAVIAGKKINPDFQIGCMLSLSPIYPASTNPEDVFESYQLRRRSLFYSDVQLRGEYPGYFNRIVKENDIYLDIQPGDLETIKEGTCDYLGFSYYRSSLHRAGTKILGNTGGLIGEKNPYLKETAWGWPIDPLGFRYVCNELTDRYQKPLFVVENGIGLFDQADEVGEFNDPDRMEYLKEHVMAMNEAIEDGCDIIGYTWWGPIDIVSAGTGEMDKRYGFVYVDRNNDGEGTLERKKKASFDYYKQIIETNGANLDYSKFVKEKK, encoded by the coding sequence ATGTATCAATCAAATTTCCCAGAAAATTTTTTGTGGGGTGGTGCAATCGCTGCCAATCAAGCAGAGGGTGCTTACCTAGAGGATGGTAAAGGCATGAGTATTGCTGATGCGTTACCGATGGGTAAAGACCGTGTTTATCATTTTAGTCTCGAGCTAGATCCCGAAAAGCATTATCCTAATCATGAAGGCATCGACTTCTATCACCGTTATGAAGAAGATATCGCACTTATGGCAGAACTTGGTTTGAAATGTTTCAGAACATCCATTGCTTGGACGCGTATTTTCCCTAAAGGTGATGAACTTGAACCGAATGAAGCGGGTCTTCAATTTTATGATCGTTTGTTTGCTCTATTAAAATCTTATAACATTGAACCTATAATTACAATATCACACTTTGAAACCCCTTTGTATTTAGTTAAGGAATATGGGGGATGGAAAAATCGTCAATTGATTGATTTTTATGAACGCTATGCCAAAGTTGTCTTTGAGCGTTATAAAGACCAAGTTACCTATTGGATGACATTTAATGAAATTAACCATGCCCATACGTTACCACTGATTGCAGCCGGAGTTGATATTTCACAAGCAAAAGATGAAACTGAAAAATTAAATATCATCTATCAAGCCAGCCACAACATGTTTGTTGCTAGTGCTAAAGCGGTGATTGCGGGTAAAAAAATTAATCCTGATTTCCAAATTGGGTGTATGTTATCCTTGAGCCCGATTTATCCTGCTTCCACTAATCCAGAGGATGTCTTTGAATCTTACCAATTACGTCGTCGTTCGTTATTTTATAGCGATGTTCAACTTAGAGGCGAGTATCCTGGGTATTTTAATCGCATCGTGAAAGAAAATGATATTTATTTAGATATTCAGCCAGGGGATTTGGAAACTATTAAGGAAGGCACGTGTGATTATTTAGGTTTTAGTTATTACCGCAGTTCTCTGCATCGTGCGGGTACTAAGATTTTAGGTAATACAGGGGGTTTAATTGGGGAGAAAAACCCTTACCTTAAAGAAACAGCGTGGGGTTGGCCGATTGACCCATTAGGCTTTAGATATGTATGTAATGAACTAACGGACCGTTATCAAAAACCTCTATTTGTTGTTGAAAACGGCATTGGATTATTTGATCAAGCCGATGAGGTTGGCGAATTTAATGATCCAGATAGAATGGAATATTTAAAGGAACACGTAATGGCAATGAACGAAGCGATTGAGGATGGTTGTGATATCATCGGTTACACCTGGTGGGGTCCGATTGATATTGTTTCTGCCGGTACAGGTGAAATGGATAAACGTTATGGTTTTGTGTATGTGGATCGTAACAATGATGGTGAAGGAACCTTAGAACGCAAGAAAAAAGCCAGTTTTGACTACTACAAACAAATCATTGAAACCAATGGGGCTAATCTCGATTATTCAAAATTTGTAAAGGAGAAAAAATAA
- a CDS encoding glycoside hydrolase family 1 protein, translated as MTTSKNYFPKDFLWGGATAANQVEGGSNEGGKGLSLSDVYIFDSSMPKERWTDQWHMMTHKQVEEAQDPNSPHYYPKRKGTGFYYHYKEDIKLFAEMGFKTYRMSIAWTRIFPKGDEAEPNEAGLAFYEAVIDELLKYDIEPIISLSHYEMPLHLATEYGGWVNRKVIDFYLNFVTAMFERLQGKVKYWITFNEINAVKHHPYTSLGIIEEGHPHIEQAKYQGAHHQFVASALATKKAHELMPDCKVGCMISYQLLVPYSAHPDDIQKTVEAQRESLFFTDVQARGYYPAYTERMFENKNVKIKVERGDIEILRQYPVDFVSFSYYMSSAISAHPETLESAVGNLITGGIVNPHLESSDWGWQIDPQGLRTALNQLYDRYQKPILVAENGLGAVDVVEADGSIHDPYRIDYLKRHLQQVNEALHDGVDVFGYTAWGCIDIVSASTSQMSKRYGFIYVDQDDEGNGTQKRSKKDSFDWYKEVIATNGDTLLD; from the coding sequence ATGACAACATCGAAAAATTATTTTCCTAAAGACTTCCTCTGGGGTGGCGCGACGGCGGCCAATCAAGTAGAAGGTGGCTCAAATGAAGGTGGTAAAGGCTTATCTTTATCAGATGTGTATATTTTTGATTCAAGTATGCCAAAAGAACGTTGGACAGACCAATGGCATATGATGACCCACAAGCAAGTTGAAGAAGCTCAAGACCCCAATAGTCCGCATTACTATCCTAAACGTAAAGGGACAGGCTTTTATTACCACTACAAAGAAGATATTAAACTGTTTGCTGAAATGGGCTTTAAAACGTACCGGATGTCTATTGCTTGGACACGGATTTTCCCTAAAGGCGATGAAGCAGAACCCAACGAAGCAGGCTTAGCTTTTTATGAAGCCGTTATTGATGAATTATTAAAATATGATATAGAACCCATTATTTCTTTATCACACTATGAAATGCCCTTACATTTAGCGACTGAATATGGGGGTTGGGTCAATCGTAAAGTGATTGATTTTTACTTGAACTTTGTGACAGCCATGTTTGAACGTTTACAAGGTAAAGTAAAATATTGGATTACTTTTAATGAGATTAATGCTGTCAAACACCATCCTTACACGAGTTTAGGGATTATTGAAGAAGGCCATCCTCATATTGAACAAGCTAAATATCAAGGCGCCCACCATCAATTTGTCGCTAGTGCCTTGGCGACGAAAAAAGCCCATGAATTAATGCCTGATTGCAAAGTAGGCTGTATGATTTCTTATCAATTACTTGTGCCCTATTCAGCACATCCAGATGACATTCAAAAAACAGTTGAAGCTCAACGCGAATCGTTATTCTTTACAGACGTTCAAGCGCGCGGCTACTATCCTGCCTATACAGAACGCATGTTTGAAAACAAAAATGTCAAAATTAAAGTGGAACGTGGCGACATAGAAATTCTACGCCAATATCCGGTTGATTTTGTCTCATTTTCTTACTATATGTCGAGTGCAATTAGTGCTCACCCTGAAACCCTTGAATCGGCGGTAGGCAATCTCATTACGGGTGGAATTGTTAATCCACATTTAGAATCAAGTGATTGGGGTTGGCAAATTGACCCTCAAGGACTAAGAACGGCCTTGAACCAGTTGTATGACCGCTATCAAAAACCTATTCTGGTTGCTGAAAATGGGCTAGGGGCAGTCGATGTCGTTGAAGCAGATGGCTCCATTCATGATCCTTACCGTATTGATTATTTAAAGAGACATTTACAACAAGTGAATGAAGCTCTGCACGATGGTGTTGACGTTTTTGGTTATACCGCTTGGGGATGTATTGATATTGTCAGTGCCTCAACCTCGCAAATGTCCAAACGTTACGGATTCATTTATGTTGACCAAGATGATGAAGGTAATGGCACGCAAAAACGCTCGAAAAAAGACTCCTTTGATTGGTACAAAGAAGTCATCGCTACAAACGGCGACACCTTACTAGACTAA